One region of Pyramidobacter sp. YE332 genomic DNA includes:
- a CDS encoding Ldh family oxidoreductase, translating into MSAVYAYNDLLLKTKKILRSFGYSEEEASLTARVLVEADARGVPSHGVGRLSPYRQFLDNGFIHPGRAPEITFETPVSLVVDGHNGVGGLIADFAVTRLIEKARRTGAAFCAVRNASHYGMAGLWTERIARAGMIGCSCCTTRCNAIPTNGRTRMFGTNPISVSIPEENGNMFLLDMATTTAAFGKIEVYARRGKILPEGWAVDSRGQSQRDPVKFLRAYKAEPGLGGLVFLGGTQEATGGHKGYGLGLLVELLSAGLSMGAWSLHSYEKGVGAKVAMFFSAVRLDIFGDPTALRAHIGEILREVRNGETAEGRGRVWIHGEKEREARERALHDGVVIDDVSAASLEEFLAQAEGKQPN; encoded by the coding sequence ATGTCCGCAGTGTATGCATACAACGATCTGCTGCTGAAAACAAAAAAAATCCTGCGCAGTTTCGGCTATTCAGAGGAAGAAGCCTCGTTGACCGCCCGCGTTCTCGTCGAGGCCGACGCGCGCGGCGTGCCCTCGCATGGCGTGGGACGGCTGAGTCCGTACCGTCAGTTTCTGGACAACGGCTTTATCCATCCCGGGCGCGCGCCGGAGATTACTTTCGAGACCCCCGTCTCACTCGTCGTCGACGGGCACAACGGCGTCGGCGGACTGATCGCCGATTTCGCCGTGACGCGCCTGATCGAAAAAGCCCGTCGGACCGGCGCGGCTTTCTGCGCCGTGCGCAATGCCAGCCACTACGGCATGGCCGGTCTCTGGACCGAACGCATCGCCCGGGCCGGAATGATCGGTTGCTCCTGCTGCACGACGCGGTGCAACGCCATCCCTACCAACGGCCGTACCCGCATGTTCGGCACCAACCCCATTTCCGTCTCCATCCCCGAAGAGAATGGAAACATGTTCCTGCTCGACATGGCGACGACGACCGCCGCCTTCGGCAAAATCGAAGTGTACGCCCGCCGCGGCAAGATTCTGCCCGAGGGCTGGGCCGTCGACAGCAGGGGGCAGAGTCAGCGCGATCCTGTCAAGTTCCTGCGCGCCTACAAAGCCGAACCCGGACTTGGCGGACTCGTCTTCCTCGGAGGCACGCAGGAGGCCACCGGCGGACACAAAGGCTACGGCCTCGGACTGCTTGTCGAGCTGCTTTCCGCCGGGCTGTCGATGGGCGCATGGAGCCTGCATTCGTATGAAAAAGGCGTCGGCGCAAAAGTCGCCATGTTCTTTTCGGCCGTTCGCCTCGACATCTTCGGCGATCCCACCGCCCTGCGCGCCCACATCGGCGAAATCCTCCGCGAAGTACGGAACGGCGAGACGGCCGAAGGTCGCGGCCGCGTCTGGATCCACGGCGAAAAGGAGCGCGAAGCCCGCGAGCGGGCCCTGCACGATGGCGTGGTGATAGACGACGTTTCCGCTGCCAGTCTAGAAGAATTCCTCGCTCAGGCGGAAGGAAAACAACCGAATTGA
- a CDS encoding phosphatidylglycerol lysyltransferase domain-containing protein — protein sequence MTRMLTAEGEGILRVLDHWREMGLIGGAIELDGRLIAYTLAEPVTPELIMIHYEKGLPEFHEVYQVINKDFLFHDARSYKIANREEDMGDPGLRHAKLAYLPCGYVEKCNVHWNANA from the coding sequence ATGACCAGGATGCTGACCGCCGAGGGCGAGGGCATCCTGCGCGTGCTCGACCACTGGCGGGAAATGGGCCTGATCGGCGGCGCCATCGAACTGGACGGCCGGCTGATCGCCTACACGCTGGCCGAACCGGTCACGCCCGAGCTGATCATGATCCATTACGAAAAAGGCCTGCCCGAGTTCCACGAAGTCTATCAGGTCATCAACAAGGATTTCCTGTTCCACGACGCCCGCAGCTACAAGATCGCCAACCGCGAGGAAGACATGGGCGACCCCGGCCTGCGCCACGCCAAGCTGGCCTATCTGCCCTGCGGCTACGTGGAGAAATGCAACGTCCACTGGAACGCCAACGCCTGA
- a CDS encoding Sir2 family NAD-dependent protein deacetylase has protein sequence MTLQEQARQCAQIIHDSRDTAAVSGAGLSTAAGIPDFRGPQGIYRRADVEADKLFDINYFERDPSYYYRFHRECERMLAHIEPTFTHKFLARLEAEGRLSGIVTQNFDGLHEAAGSKAVYQIHGTIRRAHCTKCGEYYGYDAVNRMLETADVPICHCGGVIKPDIVFFGESVKYLTECERLCSRAELLFVLGSSLNVVPAAFLPQLCRGKIVVVNRGEVSADYLPPSRITLRVDADLDAFFRAVKAELATLR, from the coding sequence ATGACGTTACAGGAACAGGCGCGCCAGTGCGCCCAAATAATCCATGATTCCCGCGACACGGCCGCCGTCAGCGGCGCCGGGCTGTCCACCGCGGCGGGGATCCCCGACTTCCGCGGGCCGCAGGGCATTTACCGGCGCGCCGACGTGGAAGCCGACAAACTCTTCGACATCAACTACTTCGAACGCGATCCGTCGTATTATTATCGTTTTCACCGCGAATGCGAGCGCATGCTGGCGCACATCGAGCCGACCTTCACGCACAAATTCCTCGCCCGCCTCGAGGCCGAGGGCCGGTTGAGCGGCATCGTCACGCAGAACTTCGACGGCCTGCACGAAGCCGCCGGGTCGAAAGCAGTCTACCAGATCCACGGCACGATCCGCCGCGCCCACTGTACCAAATGCGGCGAATATTACGGCTACGACGCCGTCAACCGAATGCTCGAGACGGCCGACGTGCCGATCTGCCATTGCGGCGGCGTGATCAAGCCCGACATCGTCTTTTTCGGAGAAAGCGTCAAATACCTGACGGAATGCGAGCGGCTCTGCTCGCGCGCCGAGCTGCTCTTCGTGCTCGGCTCGTCGCTCAACGTCGTGCCGGCGGCGTTCCTGCCCCAGCTCTGCCGCGGCAAAATCGTGGTCGTCAACCGCGGCGAAGTGTCCGCCGACTATCTGCCGCCGTCGCGCATCACCCTGCGCGTCGACGCCGACCTCGACGCTTTCTTCCGCGCCGTCAAGGCCGAATTGGCAACGCTGCGGTGA
- a CDS encoding GIY-YIG nuclease family protein, translating to MPNYYNYILRCADGTLYSGSTVDPQKRLAAHNAGRGAKYTRSRRPVRMIALWQWPDKGAAMSAEARVKRLTREEKLALAAGVSFPSGGKRVSVPKEKRPRRN from the coding sequence ATGCCGAATTATTACAATTACATCCTCCGCTGCGCCGACGGCACGCTGTACAGCGGCTCCACCGTCGATCCCCAAAAGCGCCTGGCCGCCCACAACGCCGGACGCGGCGCCAAATATACGCGCTCGCGCCGCCCCGTGCGCATGATCGCCCTCTGGCAGTGGCCGGACAAAGGCGCGGCCATGAGCGCCGAAGCGCGCGTCAAGCGCCTGACGCGAGAAGAAAAACTGGCGCTGGCGGCGGGCGTTTCCTTCCCGTCCGGCGGGAAGCGCGTCTCCGTTCCGAAGGAAAAACGGCCCAGACGAAATTAG
- a CDS encoding NAD(P)-binding domain-containing protein: protein MAQNVSLGYIGFGEAAYHMAKGLCDEGLTGILAYDVAMGSDGPYKKTVLDRVASAGSVTAAASAKELVEKCDFVVIAVPARFTPSTADGLLPMARKGQYFIDVTTALPDIKTAEAKKFAEKGALYVDSAMLGGLVGYGHKVPILASGEGSDAWHDSMTPWGMNITLVGEGSKAGDASRIKLVRSVFTKGLEALLTEALAFAHKCGLEDRFMQSICATMAKQPFEKLVVALAGSDFVHSERRGFEVGEAMELMGQVGVKPLVSAGAKARMEHTTSFGCAKELNGAAPQSLAEIFALMDRKNYN from the coding sequence ATGGCTCAGAATGTTTCTCTCGGTTATATCGGTTTCGGCGAAGCCGCCTATCACATGGCCAAAGGGCTGTGCGACGAGGGGCTGACGGGAATTCTCGCCTACGACGTGGCGATGGGCTCGGACGGTCCTTACAAGAAAACGGTGCTCGACCGCGTCGCCAGCGCCGGCAGCGTGACGGCCGCCGCTTCCGCAAAGGAACTTGTCGAGAAGTGCGACTTCGTCGTCATCGCCGTGCCCGCGCGCTTTACCCCCTCCACGGCCGATGGCCTGCTGCCGATGGCCCGCAAAGGACAGTACTTCATCGACGTGACCACGGCTCTGCCCGACATCAAGACGGCCGAGGCAAAGAAGTTTGCCGAAAAAGGCGCGCTTTACGTGGATTCTGCGATGCTCGGCGGCCTCGTCGGCTACGGTCACAAGGTCCCCATCCTCGCTTCCGGCGAAGGCTCGGACGCTTGGCACGACTCGATGACGCCCTGGGGCATGAACATCACGCTTGTCGGCGAAGGTTCCAAAGCCGGCGACGCTTCGCGCATCAAGCTGGTGCGCAGTGTCTTCACCAAGGGACTGGAAGCGCTGCTGACGGAGGCGCTTGCGTTCGCTCATAAGTGCGGCCTTGAAGACCGTTTCATGCAGTCGATCTGCGCCACGATGGCCAAGCAGCCGTTTGAAAAGCTCGTCGTCGCCCTGGCCGGATCGGACTTTGTTCATTCCGAGCGCCGCGGCTTTGAAGTGGGTGAAGCGATGGAACTGATGGGGCAGGTCGGCGTCAAACCGCTCGTTTCCGCCGGCGCCAAGGCGCGCATGGAGCACACCACCAGCTTCGGCTGCGCCAAGGAGCTGAACGGCGCGGCGCCCCAGTCGCTCGCCGAGATCTTCGCGCTGATGGACCGCAAAAACTACAACTAG
- a CDS encoding cytidine/deoxycytidylate deaminase family protein, with amino-acid sequence MSYQRPDWESYFMTLALVAATRSTCLRRQVGAVIVRDGQIISTGYNGAPKGTPHCFETGCLRTKLGIPSGERHEICRGSHAELNAIAQAASVGVSTAGASLYCTHSPCSFCTKAIINAGIRRVVYLYSYPDELAENLRREAGLTAEHFPPERLGCINDCLDRARFSLGDRNATKEGCSCC; translated from the coding sequence ATGTCTTATCAGCGTCCCGACTGGGAAAGTTACTTCATGACTCTCGCGCTGGTCGCCGCGACGAGGAGCACCTGCCTGCGCCGCCAGGTCGGCGCCGTGATCGTCAGGGACGGGCAGATCATCAGCACGGGGTACAACGGCGCTCCCAAGGGCACGCCGCACTGCTTCGAGACGGGATGTCTGCGCACCAAACTGGGCATCCCCTCAGGAGAACGGCACGAGATCTGCCGCGGCTCGCACGCCGAGCTGAACGCCATCGCCCAGGCGGCGTCGGTCGGCGTTTCCACGGCCGGAGCCTCGCTGTACTGCACCCATTCGCCCTGTTCCTTCTGCACCAAAGCGATCATCAACGCCGGCATCCGCCGCGTCGTCTATCTTTATTCCTATCCCGACGAACTGGCGGAGAATCTGCGCCGCGAAGCGGGACTTACCGCCGAACACTTTCCGCCCGAACGCCTCGGCTGCATCAACGACTGCCTCGACCGGGCGCGCTTCAGCCTCGGCGACCGAAACGCCACGAAGGAGGGCTGCTCATGCTGCTGA
- a CDS encoding TRAP transporter large permease gives MENSVAILFGVMFALLFLGVPIGVSIACAMLALIRFAPITKLTFIAQSLYSGLDNFTLLSLPFFMIAGTIMEGGGISRRIVKAANSAIGNVTGSLGMVSIIACMFFGAVSGSAIATVAAIGSIMLPAMAQEGYNRTYATALIAVAGSLGMIVPPSTPMVVYGVTNNVSIGALFMGGFLPAMVVGGLLMTVNYFTCRKYGWVGKNHRLSGKEIAKTFWDAKWALLMPVIILGGIYSGVVTPTEASVVGCSYGIIVGRFIYRELTWRNIWEMYKKNTSFIGAMLFTFAPAGALSSIFAYMKIPARITAFFISISSNPYVILFMILILLLIVGMFLETTPSMLLISPILLAVVQEIGVNPVHFGIFMVLALCVGLVTPPVAMDLFVAQSMTGIDMISIARKGKWFILSMIAATLIILYVPWISLVLPKFFGMIR, from the coding sequence ATGGAGAACAGCGTTGCCATCCTTTTCGGAGTGATGTTCGCGCTCCTTTTTCTCGGCGTGCCCATCGGCGTTTCCATCGCCTGCGCGATGCTGGCGCTGATCCGCTTCGCGCCGATCACCAAGCTGACGTTTATCGCTCAGTCCCTTTACTCGGGGCTGGACAACTTCACGCTGCTGTCGCTACCCTTCTTCATGATCGCCGGCACGATCATGGAAGGCGGCGGGATCTCGCGCCGCATCGTCAAGGCGGCCAACTCGGCGATCGGTAACGTCACCGGCAGCCTCGGTATGGTATCGATCATCGCCTGCATGTTCTTTGGCGCAGTTTCCGGTTCGGCGATCGCCACAGTAGCGGCGATCGGCTCAATCATGCTGCCCGCAATGGCTCAGGAAGGCTATAACCGCACCTACGCGACGGCGCTGATCGCCGTGGCCGGCAGTCTTGGCATGATCGTGCCGCCAAGCACGCCGATGGTCGTGTACGGTGTCACCAACAACGTCTCGATCGGCGCTCTGTTCATGGGCGGTTTTCTGCCCGCGATGGTCGTCGGCGGTCTGCTGATGACGGTGAACTACTTCACCTGCAGGAAATACGGCTGGGTGGGCAAGAATCACCGCCTCAGCGGCAAGGAAATAGCTAAGACTTTTTGGGACGCCAAATGGGCTCTTTTGATGCCGGTAATCATCCTCGGCGGCATCTATTCCGGCGTTGTCACGCCGACGGAAGCCTCCGTTGTCGGCTGCTCCTACGGGATCATCGTCGGCCGTTTCATTTACAGGGAGCTGACGTGGCGCAACATCTGGGAGATGTACAAGAAGAACACCAGCTTCATCGGCGCGATGCTGTTCACGTTCGCCCCCGCCGGCGCGCTGAGCTCGATTTTCGCTTATATGAAGATCCCTGCCAGGATCACGGCGTTCTTCATCTCGATTTCGTCCAACCCTTACGTGATCCTGTTCATGATCCTGATCCTGCTGCTCATCGTCGGCATGTTCCTGGAAACGACTCCTTCGATGCTGCTGATTTCGCCCATTTTACTGGCAGTCGTCCAGGAGATCGGCGTCAATCCCGTGCACTTCGGCATCTTCATGGTACTGGCGCTCTGCGTCGGCCTGGTGACGCCGCCGGTGGCCATGGACCTGTTCGTCGCTCAGTCGATGACGGGCATCGACATGATCTCTATCGCGCGCAAAGGCAAATGGTTCATTCTCTCGATGATCGCCGCGACGCTGATCATTCTCTATGTGCCCTGGATCAGTCTGGTACTGCCGAAATTCTTCGGCATGATTCGTTAA
- a CDS encoding phosphatidylglycerol lysyltransferase domain-containing protein, which translates to MNEIYKPLDVSQYEKYKEFWLRCDEYSSDMSFVILWAWQDFFGYEASWEPELIWMRQTKPDLKWLAPAGDWHRADWAEQLRAHAGDEADFIDVPKSLVRIWQEQLGAKIAAVDDRDSYEYLYNVEELATLAGNKHMKRRNRVNKFRREFNAQYKTLTPEMTEEIKICKDPGLTTRTNS; encoded by the coding sequence GTGAACGAAATTTATAAACCTTTGGACGTGTCCCAATACGAAAAGTATAAAGAATTTTGGTTGCGATGCGATGAATATTCGTCGGACATGAGTTTTGTGATCCTCTGGGCCTGGCAGGATTTCTTCGGCTACGAGGCGAGCTGGGAGCCCGAACTGATCTGGATGCGCCAGACCAAGCCCGATCTAAAATGGCTGGCTCCCGCAGGCGACTGGCACCGCGCCGACTGGGCCGAACAGCTGCGGGCGCACGCGGGCGACGAAGCCGATTTCATCGACGTGCCCAAATCGCTCGTCAGGATCTGGCAGGAACAGTTGGGCGCGAAGATCGCGGCCGTAGACGACCGCGACAGCTACGAGTACCTCTACAACGTCGAAGAGCTGGCGACGCTGGCCGGCAACAAACACATGAAGCGCCGCAACCGCGTCAACAAGTTCCGCCGCGAGTTCAACGCCCAGTACAAGACGCTGACGCCGGAGATGACCGAGGAAATCAAAATCTGCAAAGATCCTGGACTCACGACGAGAACGAATTCATGA
- a CDS encoding LysR family transcriptional regulator produces the protein MNNYDYFLAIAETGNISRAAEKLYVSQPSLSKYLRRLENELGIELFDRSSYPLKLTEAGELYRSYVREEILRGKNLRRSFANLKAPDRGEVRVGLTPWRSASLLPEILSVFWRAWPNIRVSLEEGPHQHLASLIEHDRVDFALTHLPNQYQGFTCTHEFLMTDAAVFAVSRSNPILAALPDEKGISHISEEQFTLFQNEPFVMFQESQNIYEMLYSFLENAGVLPGVRLVTPNIHTAMNFVRQNQGVGFATTSYAEACEDENLRFFFVDSEPMKWDVVATYKKSRPLSSQARLLVDCIRACCLEKFGGRARA, from the coding sequence ATGAACAATTACGATTATTTTCTGGCGATCGCCGAAACGGGAAACATCTCCCGCGCGGCGGAAAAACTGTACGTCTCGCAGCCGTCGCTGAGCAAATACCTGCGCCGCTTGGAAAATGAGCTGGGGATTGAGCTGTTCGACCGCTCTTCCTATCCACTGAAGCTGACTGAAGCCGGCGAACTGTATCGAAGTTACGTCAGGGAAGAGATTCTGCGCGGCAAGAATCTGCGCCGCAGCTTTGCCAACCTCAAGGCTCCCGACCGCGGAGAAGTTCGCGTCGGCCTCACGCCGTGGCGTTCGGCCAGTCTGCTGCCGGAGATCCTGAGCGTGTTCTGGCGCGCTTGGCCCAACATTCGCGTCAGTCTGGAGGAGGGGCCCCACCAGCACCTTGCTTCGCTGATCGAGCACGACCGCGTCGATTTCGCGCTGACGCACCTGCCCAACCAGTACCAAGGCTTCACCTGTACGCACGAATTCCTTATGACCGACGCTGCCGTGTTCGCCGTCAGCCGCAGCAATCCCATTCTCGCCGCGCTGCCGGACGAAAAAGGTATTTCGCACATCAGCGAGGAACAGTTCACGCTGTTCCAGAACGAACCTTTTGTGATGTTTCAGGAAAGCCAGAACATTTACGAAATGCTCTACTCCTTCCTCGAAAACGCCGGCGTGCTGCCCGGCGTACGGCTTGTCACGCCCAACATCCACACGGCGATGAACTTCGTGCGTCAGAATCAGGGCGTCGGCTTTGCCACGACGAGCTACGCCGAAGCTTGCGAAGATGAGAACCTGCGCTTCTTCTTCGTCGACAGCGAGCCAATGAAATGGGATGTCGTCGCTACCTACAAAAAAAGCCGTCCTCTCAGCTCGCAGGCCCGGCTCCTGGTGGACTGTATCCGCGCATGCTGTCTGGAGAAGTTCGGCGGCCGCGCGCGGGCATGA
- a CDS encoding TfoX/Sxy family protein, with amino-acid sequence MASSKEFLSLIMERLSELPEVAFRPMMGEYVLYYRDKVIGGVYDDRFLVKPVAAAISLMPDAAFELPYEGGKPMLMVRDVSDREFLRKLIEATYDALPAAGEKK; translated from the coding sequence ATGGCGTCAAGCAAAGAGTTTTTGTCTTTGATCATGGAACGACTCTCGGAACTGCCGGAAGTCGCTTTCCGGCCGATGATGGGAGAATACGTCCTCTATTATCGGGACAAAGTCATCGGCGGCGTTTACGACGACCGTTTCCTCGTCAAGCCCGTCGCGGCGGCCATCTCACTGATGCCCGACGCGGCCTTCGAACTTCCCTACGAGGGCGGGAAGCCGATGCTCATGGTACGCGACGTCAGCGACCGGGAATTCCTCAGAAAGCTCATCGAAGCGACGTACGACGCGCTGCCGGCCGCCGGGGAAAAGAAATAA
- a CDS encoding MFS transporter, whose translation MFANRSVFAWCLYDTGHCAFATVVMAVVLPVYYQNVVAGGGSWALSSWGYASSVALLLSALLTPVVGTYVDGRPLKKKFLLAFAALGIAASAALAFSGQGTWLYSLSCMVLGTVGLSVASVCYDALLTFVAPPGTMDRVSTLGYGVGYLGGGVLLALDMILIARFGKPGVKMSFLSVALWWSAAAAVLTAWVPEPPAANNAPSGLRQTLRALAHSWTELKQYPEALRFMVSFWLYNDGIGTIVRMAAVFGAGLGISQNHLVGAMLATQFVGVPFALVFARLAEKSGSKRAVMIALAWYTIVAVGAMFITQDWHFWLMAVAVGMVQGGSQAISRSIYASMLPAGRSGHFFGLYNVSSKFAGIVGPALCGFVAQATGSLRLAVGVIALNFIAGMAILAGVDVDKGRARVAAQ comes from the coding sequence ATGTTCGCAAACCGTTCCGTCTTCGCCTGGTGCCTCTACGACACCGGACACTGCGCCTTCGCCACCGTCGTCATGGCCGTGGTGCTGCCCGTCTACTACCAGAACGTCGTCGCCGGCGGCGGATCGTGGGCGCTGTCGTCGTGGGGCTACGCTTCGTCGGTCGCGCTGCTCCTTTCGGCCCTGCTCACGCCCGTCGTGGGCACGTACGTCGACGGCCGCCCGCTGAAGAAAAAATTCCTGCTGGCCTTCGCCGCGCTCGGCATCGCCGCCTCGGCCGCGCTGGCCTTCTCGGGGCAAGGGACGTGGCTTTACTCGCTCTCCTGCATGGTGCTGGGCACGGTCGGCCTCTCGGTGGCGTCGGTGTGTTACGACGCGCTGCTCACGTTCGTCGCGCCGCCGGGCACGATGGACCGCGTTTCCACGCTCGGCTACGGCGTCGGCTACCTCGGCGGCGGCGTGCTGCTGGCCCTCGACATGATCCTGATCGCCCGCTTCGGCAAGCCGGGCGTGAAGATGTCGTTCCTGTCGGTCGCGCTCTGGTGGAGCGCCGCCGCGGCCGTGCTCACGGCGTGGGTGCCCGAGCCGCCGGCGGCCAACAACGCGCCCTCGGGGCTGAGGCAAACGCTGCGCGCGCTGGCGCACAGCTGGACGGAACTGAAGCAGTACCCCGAGGCGCTGCGTTTCATGGTCTCGTTCTGGCTCTACAACGACGGCATCGGCACGATCGTCCGCATGGCCGCCGTGTTCGGCGCCGGACTGGGGATCTCGCAGAACCATCTCGTCGGCGCCATGCTGGCGACGCAGTTCGTGGGCGTGCCTTTCGCGCTCGTCTTCGCCCGTCTGGCGGAAAAATCCGGCAGCAAGCGCGCCGTCATGATCGCGCTTGCGTGGTATACGATTGTCGCCGTCGGAGCGATGTTCATCACGCAGGACTGGCATTTCTGGCTGATGGCCGTCGCCGTCGGCATGGTGCAGGGCGGCTCGCAGGCCATCAGCCGTTCGATCTACGCCTCGATGCTGCCCGCCGGGCGCAGCGGTCACTTCTTCGGCCTCTACAACGTCTCCAGCAAGTTCGCCGGCATCGTCGGCCCGGCGCTGTGCGGCTTCGTCGCCCAAGCGACGGGTTCGCTGCGGCTGGCCGTGGGCGTGATCGCGCTGAACTTCATCGCCGGCATGGCGATCCTCGCCGGCGTGGACGTGGACAAGGGACGCGCCCGCGTCGCCGCGCAGTGA
- a CDS encoding TRAP transporter small permease: protein MKKSVLRFLNEFEVYIGATLFAAMTILLTLQVITRYLFNYSFSWTEELCTVFFIWLSYLGACGGVLKGKHLRIDGFLNSLHGKAKKALLIFTDLVTMGFCLYMIPPLMKIIANFARRNSATILLRMPKSVIYAVLPFCFALMTLRLIQDCWRIATSSDDDVKVTTSRSIFDANLDEETAENDGGGK from the coding sequence TTGAAAAAAAGCGTTCTGAGATTCCTGAACGAATTCGAAGTCTATATCGGTGCCACGCTCTTCGCAGCGATGACAATCCTGCTGACGCTGCAGGTGATCACGCGTTATCTGTTCAACTATTCGTTCAGCTGGACGGAAGAGCTGTGCACCGTCTTCTTCATCTGGCTGTCGTACCTGGGCGCCTGCGGCGGCGTGTTGAAGGGCAAGCATCTGCGTATTGACGGCTTCCTCAACAGCCTACACGGCAAGGCGAAAAAGGCCTTACTGATCTTCACCGATCTGGTGACGATGGGCTTCTGCCTCTACATGATCCCACCGCTGATGAAGATCATCGCCAACTTCGCGAGGCGCAACAGCGCTACGATCCTGCTGCGTATGCCCAAATCGGTGATCTATGCTGTGCTGCCGTTCTGCTTCGCGTTGATGACGCTGCGCCTGATCCAGGATTGCTGGCGCATCGCCACGTCGAGCGACGACGACGTGAAAGTGACAACCAGCCGCTCCATCTTCGACGCGAATCTTGACGAGGAAACCGCTGAAAACGACGGAGGAGGCAAATAA
- a CDS encoding TRAP transporter substrate-binding protein, translating into MRQTQQRTPQGRGIPHSQLGKTPSEVVGGAQMGSFEMFNLVAGSWGEYTNAFLPVNTPYLFTDEKVLQEFLYGPEGQKIKDKVLADTDTRVVFYGWLGFRNIINNVRPITKPEDLKGLKMRVLSDRYTIKTFETFGAPTIQVSYSELYTASQQGLIDGSDGPFVNIYNSKLYEVQKYLSETRNAYTLAVMCIAEEAYQGLPEDLRDAFDKACAAAQKVAEDNQKFEDACLSELKKVMTFNQLTPEQMKAFEDAAQPVRDMVRQEMGDEAWNAIVKEIETIKARLGK; encoded by the coding sequence ATGCGACAAACTCAGCAACGGACGCCTCAAGGTCGAGGTATTCCCCACAGCCAGCTGGGCAAGACGCCTTCCGAAGTGGTCGGCGGCGCTCAAATGGGGTCGTTCGAGATGTTCAACCTTGTGGCCGGCAGCTGGGGCGAGTACACCAACGCGTTCCTGCCCGTGAACACGCCCTACCTGTTCACCGACGAAAAGGTCCTTCAGGAGTTCCTCTACGGCCCCGAAGGCCAGAAGATCAAAGACAAGGTTCTGGCCGATACCGATACCCGCGTCGTTTTCTACGGCTGGCTGGGCTTCCGCAACATCATCAACAATGTTCGCCCGATCACGAAGCCCGAGGATCTCAAAGGGCTGAAGATGCGCGTGCTCTCCGATCGTTACACGATCAAGACGTTCGAGACCTTCGGCGCGCCTACTATTCAGGTTTCTTACAGCGAGCTGTACACCGCTTCGCAGCAGGGGCTGATCGACGGTTCCGACGGACCTTTCGTGAACATCTACAACTCCAAGCTGTACGAGGTCCAGAAGTATCTGTCCGAGACGCGCAACGCCTACACGCTGGCGGTCATGTGCATCGCGGAGGAAGCTTATCAGGGGCTGCCCGAAGATCTGCGCGATGCGTTCGACAAGGCCTGCGCTGCCGCTCAGAAGGTGGCCGAGGACAACCAGAAATTCGAGGACGCCTGCTTGAGCGAGCTGAAAAAAGTGATGACCTTCAACCAGCTCACTCCCGAGCAGATGAAGGCGTTTGAGGATGCCGCTCAGCCCGTGCGCGACATGGTCCGCCAAGAAATGGGCGACGAAGCCTGGAACGCGATCGTCAAAGAGATCGAGACCATCAAGGCCCGCCTCGGCAAATAG
- a CDS encoding RraA family protein, with the protein MANIGCKIVMNFPRPPKELVEKFRGLPVANIDDCMNRTAAVRPEICPLNSVPLLGVAFTVKVAEGDNLMFHKAMDLAQPGDVIVIDAGGDVSRSIFGEIMAQYCKTRGVAGLMVDGSVRDRDELAAMDMPIYARGATPNGPYKNGPGEIGTTISFGGIVVRPGDIVIGDGDGALFIHPEEAEELAAKARATSEKEAVWIENIKKTGKFDRPWVDVKLKEIGCEIVE; encoded by the coding sequence ATGGCTAACATTGGCTGCAAAATCGTGATGAACTTTCCCCGTCCTCCCAAAGAATTGGTCGAGAAGTTCCGCGGCCTACCCGTGGCAAACATCGACGACTGCATGAACCGCACGGCGGCCGTGCGTCCCGAGATCTGCCCGTTGAACAGCGTGCCTCTGTTGGGCGTGGCTTTCACCGTCAAGGTTGCCGAAGGCGACAATCTGATGTTCCACAAGGCCATGGATCTGGCGCAGCCGGGCGACGTTATCGTTATTGACGCCGGCGGCGACGTCAGCCGTTCCATCTTCGGCGAGATCATGGCGCAGTACTGCAAGACGCGCGGCGTTGCCGGCCTGATGGTCGACGGCAGTGTGCGCGACCGCGACGAGCTGGCTGCCATGGACATGCCCATCTACGCCCGCGGCGCAACGCCGAACGGTCCCTACAAGAACGGCCCCGGCGAGATCGGCACGACGATCTCCTTTGGCGGTATCGTCGTCCGTCCCGGCGACATCGTGATCGGCGACGGCGACGGCGCGCTCTTCATCCACCCCGAAGAAGCCGAGGAACTGGCCGCTAAGGCTCGCGCCACGTCGGAAAAAGAGGCTGTGTGGATCGAGAACATCAAGAAGACAGGCAAATTCGACCGTCCCTGGGTCGACGTCAAGTTGAAGGAAATCGGCTGCGAGATTGTCGAGTAG